In the Pseudomonadota bacterium genome, AAGTTGGTGTCGAAGACCCGGTCGAAGCCGCAGAGCCTGAGAGCAGTGTTGAGCTCGAAGGTCATGGCCGTGCCCGGGGGAAAGCCGAAGCACTCGGCTATGGCGGCCCGCGGCGAGGGGGCCGTCTGCATGACCACGTGCCTGGCCGGGTCGTCTATGACGGCCCAGACCTCGTCGGTCGGGTCGTTGGCGCGCAGCGCTCCGGTCGGACAGCGGTTGATGCACTGCCCGCAGTTGATGCAGACGACGTCGGCCAGCGGCTTGTCCATGAAGGTGCAGATCTTGGAGCTGTCGCTGCGGTGAGCCGCCTCGAAGACCCCGACCTCCTGAAAGTCGATGCATGTGCGCACGCAGCGCCTGCAGAGGACGCACTTGTCCATGTCGCGGTAGACCGCGTGGCTCGACTGGTCCTTCTCGTATCTGGGCTTCTCCGGGTGTCCGAAGCGGAAGAAGTCCACTCCGTACTCCTTGGCCAGCGCCTGCAGCTCGCAGTTGTTGTTGCGCGCGCAGGCGTAGCACTCGCCGTAGTGGGCGGACAGCAGCAGGTCTATGACGTGCCTGCGCGCCTGGCGCACCTTGGCGGTGTGCGTGCGGACCACGATCGGCTGGGTCACGGGGTAGGCGCAGGAGGCCTGCAGCGTCCGCTGCCCCTCGACCTCGACGAGGCAGACGCGGCAGACGCCCGCGACGCAGAGGTCGTCGTGGTAGCAGAGGGTCGGTATGCGGATGCCCAGCCCCTTTGCGGCCTCGAGGATCGTGGTTCCGCAGGTGACGCTGGTCTCCTTGCCGTCGATCGTGATCTTTATTCTGGCGGCGGAGCACTCGC is a window encoding:
- a CDS encoding (2Fe-2S)-binding protein, which gives rise to MPDKSFGKDVSRAPVSQRGHAVEDMSECSAARIKITIDGKETSVTCGTTILEAAKGLGIRIPTLCYHDDLCVAGVCRVCLVEVEGQRTLQASCAYPVTQPIVVRTHTAKVRQARRHVIDLLLSAHYGECYACARNNNCELQALAKEYGVDFFRFGHPEKPRYEKDQSSHAVYRDMDKCVLCRRCVRTCIDFQEVGVFEAAHRSDSSKICTFMDKPLADVVCINCGQCINRCPTGALRANDPTDEVWAVIDDPARHVVMQTAPSPRAAIAECFGFPPGTAMTFELNTALRLCGFDRVFDTN